One Nodosilinea sp. FACHB-141 DNA segment encodes these proteins:
- a CDS encoding FdhF/YdeP family oxidoreductase, whose product MPIGGGLPIIQYWAQKTLSPQGPQIWQTLFHKSACLSCAWGTGGQNGGFINELEEPLQRCMKSVQAISSELQPGLGDHFFARHTISELQALTSREADRLGRLSFPVIRRAGSDHYEPIAWEEIYQLTTAGFSLPPERVASYSSGRSSNEAAFLLQLMVRALGSNNLADCSDLCHAPSTVSLNKVFGTGTSLVSLESLRQADCVVLVGSNAPANHPRLMNELIELRDRGGKVLVINPVREVGLAKFGSPAHPLRLVQGQDIASMFLQPIPGSDLALFVGIQKVLLERGWVQFDYLKAHTENWQAVIDQVAAADWESIIATCGLTLTEIIAAAEMIHSSQNVVFAWAMGITHQANSVDNIYSIANTALMTGNVGKPGAGLMPIRGHSNVQGFGSMGVTAHLKDSIREALEKLLGKSLKRESGYDARALIEASDRGEVDTLLCLGGNLYAANPDLTQAKRALGNIDTIIYLATKPNQGHFHGLAQQNTIIVPVYARFENPHKTTVESGNNFVRLNSPGKTHLTKGDLVTEIDFLAELAHRIHGEDPIQWRRLHDTRYVRQLIAQAIPGYEKIGEIDDTSAEFTISGRIFLEPKFPTPSGKAEMQPTPLPDLTLPTLQDFGLPNTQPSAMVLALITGRSYGQHNTVVYKEADEYRGMPHRHCILMNPSDAERSGFAQHQRVSVRGDAGQLDNIEIIFGEVRSGAALMFYPEANVLMKARIEKRAGTPAYKRVPVAVFLH is encoded by the coding sequence ATGCCCATCGGTGGCGGTCTACCGATCATTCAATATTGGGCACAAAAGACTCTCTCACCCCAGGGGCCACAGATTTGGCAAACCCTGTTTCACAAGAGCGCCTGCCTATCGTGCGCTTGGGGTACCGGGGGGCAAAACGGCGGCTTTATCAACGAGCTAGAAGAACCGCTTCAGCGCTGTATGAAAAGCGTGCAGGCCATTTCGTCCGAGCTGCAACCGGGCCTGGGCGATCATTTCTTTGCCCGCCACACTATTTCTGAGCTGCAAGCGCTCACCTCCCGCGAAGCCGATCGCCTCGGTCGTCTCAGCTTTCCAGTGATTCGGCGGGCCGGGTCTGACCACTACGAACCGATCGCTTGGGAAGAGATCTACCAGCTCACCACCGCTGGTTTTTCGCTGCCGCCAGAACGGGTGGCCTCCTACAGCTCGGGGCGATCGTCCAACGAGGCGGCCTTTTTGCTCCAGCTGATGGTGCGGGCGCTCGGCTCCAATAACCTGGCCGACTGTTCTGACCTGTGTCACGCCCCCTCGACCGTCAGTTTGAATAAGGTGTTTGGCACCGGCACTTCGCTGGTTAGCTTGGAGAGCTTGCGCCAAGCTGACTGCGTGGTGCTAGTAGGGTCAAACGCCCCTGCTAACCACCCCCGGCTGATGAATGAGCTGATCGAACTGCGCGATCGCGGCGGCAAAGTTCTCGTCATTAACCCGGTTAGAGAGGTGGGCTTGGCCAAGTTTGGCTCCCCGGCGCACCCGCTGCGCCTAGTGCAGGGCCAAGACATTGCATCAATGTTTTTGCAGCCGATACCCGGCAGCGACCTGGCCCTATTTGTGGGCATTCAAAAGGTGCTGCTAGAGCGGGGTTGGGTGCAGTTTGACTACCTCAAGGCTCACACCGAGAATTGGCAAGCGGTGATCGACCAGGTGGCCGCTGCTGATTGGGAGTCGATCATTGCCACTTGCGGCCTCACGCTGACGGAGATTATTGCCGCTGCGGAGATGATTCACAGCAGCCAGAACGTCGTCTTCGCCTGGGCGATGGGCATCACCCACCAGGCCAACAGCGTTGACAACATCTATAGCATCGCCAATACCGCCCTGATGACCGGCAACGTTGGCAAACCCGGCGCGGGCCTGATGCCCATTCGGGGCCACTCCAACGTGCAGGGCTTTGGCTCGATGGGGGTGACGGCCCACCTCAAAGACAGCATTCGCGAGGCGCTAGAGAAACTGCTGGGCAAATCGCTCAAACGCGAATCGGGCTACGACGCCCGTGCTCTGATCGAAGCTAGCGATCGCGGTGAAGTCGATACCCTGCTGTGCCTGGGGGGCAACCTCTACGCCGCCAACCCGGATCTCACCCAAGCCAAGCGCGCCTTGGGCAACATTGACACGATTATCTACCTCGCGACCAAGCCAAACCAGGGCCATTTCCACGGGTTGGCGCAACAAAACACGATCATCGTGCCCGTTTACGCCCGCTTTGAGAACCCCCACAAAACCACCGTCGAGTCGGGCAACAACTTTGTGCGGCTCAATAGCCCAGGCAAAACCCACCTTACTAAGGGCGACCTAGTGACGGAGATCGACTTTTTGGCGGAGCTGGCCCACCGCATTCATGGGGAAGATCCAATTCAGTGGCGGCGACTACACGACACCCGCTACGTGCGTCAGCTAATCGCCCAGGCTATTCCCGGCTACGAAAAAATTGGCGAGATCGATGACACCAGCGCTGAGTTCACCATTAGCGGTCGCATCTTTCTAGAACCCAAATTCCCCACGCCCTCGGGCAAGGCGGAGATGCAGCCAACGCCGCTGCCCGACCTGACGCTGCCTACGTTGCAAGACTTTGGCCTACCTAATACCCAACCTTCTGCTATGGTGCTGGCGCTAATTACCGGACGCAGCTACGGCCAGCACAACACCGTGGTTTACAAGGAAGCCGACGAGTATCGAGGTATGCCCCACCGCCACTGCATTTTGATGAATCCTTCAGATGCTGAGCGATCGGGCTTTGCGCAGCACCAGCGGGTCAGCGTGCGGGGGGATGCGGGGCAGCTCGACAACATTGAGATTATTTTTGGGGAGGTGCGATCGGGCGCGGCGCTGATGTTTTACCCCGAAGCCAATGTGTTGATGAAGGCGCGAATTGAGAAACGAGCGGGGACCCCAGCCTATAAACGCGTACCCGTAGCGGTGTTCTTGCACTGA
- a CDS encoding MOSC domain-containing protein, with the protein MTIKPGRVGELVCYPVKSMAGTSMESAFLDWHGLLGDRRFAFRRLNTNSGSPWLTASRLPQLILYRPCGLKQSFDEPQPTHVLTPSGDCFELLSEELNREVSDRFGRRVEMMHLRNGIFDDSTVSVINSATVAHVCRAGGVDIDRRRFRANIVLDGGEGAFAEDNWVGSTLVFGEEESGPAVYVTKQNGRCIIINLDPETGEQTPRVMKAVAQLNDNNAGVYGTVVRTGQIQIHDPVTLVQSARLPQTAHSLPFG; encoded by the coding sequence ATGACCATCAAACCCGGACGTGTAGGCGAACTCGTGTGTTATCCAGTCAAGTCGATGGCAGGTACGTCGATGGAGTCGGCATTTCTAGACTGGCACGGATTACTCGGCGATCGCCGGTTTGCTTTCCGTCGCCTCAACACCAACAGTGGATCTCCATGGTTGACGGCAAGTCGATTACCGCAGTTAATTCTCTATCGGCCCTGCGGACTTAAGCAATCGTTTGATGAGCCCCAGCCAACTCACGTCCTGACACCATCCGGAGATTGTTTTGAACTGTTGAGCGAAGAACTGAACCGTGAGGTCAGCGATCGCTTTGGCAGGCGCGTCGAGATGATGCACCTGCGGAACGGCATCTTCGACGACTCAACCGTCTCTGTAATTAACTCGGCGACCGTCGCACACGTGTGTCGCGCAGGTGGAGTTGATATCGATAGGAGGCGCTTCAGAGCCAATATTGTGCTTGATGGTGGCGAAGGAGCTTTTGCCGAAGACAACTGGGTCGGGAGCACATTGGTGTTTGGCGAAGAAGAGTCCGGACCAGCCGTGTACGTCACAAAGCAAAACGGACGGTGCATAATCATCAACCTCGATCCAGAAACGGGAGAGCAAACGCCGCGTGTGATGAAGGCGGTTGCGCAGCTGAACGACAACAATGCCGGCGTCTACGGAACGGTCGTGAGAACCGGGCAAATTCAGATTCACGACCCGGTAACTCTGGTACAGAGTGCGCGGCTGCCCCAAACAGCTCACTCTCTACCTTTTGGCTGA